From one Cyprinus carpio isolate SPL01 chromosome B3, ASM1834038v1, whole genome shotgun sequence genomic stretch:
- the LOC109064530 gene encoding trinucleotide repeat-containing gene 6A protein-like isoform X1 — MAPIRDSVSHSPNQTGLEHAGLEPQYENSPWSTGSPCSDSNSNWGKVIVDKGPWPSITGSDPELASECMDADSASSSGSEKNLSMMASGSTGGDNNGNRQGSHFMVANGSNNVGNGSVKGPWGVSNGSMLSTCQGSGEGPSSKVAESSHGKINAWGTQGSSSNVGINPSTLNPNANHGAWPVLQNTGPNPHGPAGNGNGGTNTQQSTIGQTPSMQSINSKMSWGCLQENMSEAEVNGTNKVSSGQPQNLNTEFNGPNNTTNTMTSSLPNSTGSMQMNEQPPGHRAWPMSTGGSPQLPISPVSNGTSISQHGNSEGINSGSNGTAWGVPPGTNYSGDKCPVPKVQAVGDTVNATLMQSGANGSSVSAASLKNNNNNGMGGRGGGWDSVPATSQGMSWGAGNGVGPAGIPRPWGSASSSSSSSSSSSSNTGTKVSNGEWNTLPSNSQHSNDSTNGSRKGTNGWKSLEDDALGIGSSGQASQGSTWNKSTGSEGSGESLGGRSERDGQCGGNRRRCNQQGMINAALSRIDVDPRVLSNTGWGQTPVQQNTVWDVSSSDKKTGNGQTGWGSAPPQASNSGGWGNGPSTNKSSDSSVSGWTETKPSTGWGETKSPAGQSGWEDAPSVTMNMGGSSWNGAKDEKSSSWNNPPKAKQGWGGEGPKGNHWGEPQKSGSGGWDSDSDRSGSGWSEPGRCGTSNTWGGSGGTNTPDQSGPTTGWGEPRKTNNQNQTWGEPVKSSHSNPTWGDNTKPNNSSEWGKSQDSSMGTFRSVSTSQTGAPGQNKPTGWLGGPMPTASKEEESTGWEDPSPESIRRRMEIDDGTSAWGDPNKYNCSNVNMWNKNTAGEHDGMAVSQPPQAQSTMAPKEKNSSSGWGEPYGGPQKMESSTWGEHAAPPVTVDNGTSAWGRPVDTGSSWEESGRENSGGSGRGNTAIGQQSQHKSGSKPMQDNWGGEEMSNWEEEAEVEIGMWNNNPSQEVNQTGNWPYKKMTPKLNKGPNKQDDSPWMNQFVKQFNNMYPRDSAEDSLKSNKMDMSGGMTDKRIDVDKHVFNIGEYGKNPASRHQIHKDSTIDRNPYMDKLSLPVYDSSVAEESQNSQITSMQNISFSPTNSALPNQCSLPHHPNSASVRQNVSMYGVGNAAAQGRNAQQPPAQPLNSTQPSLRNQVPPPMLPSQVQPPLLKYSTNNGGLNPLFGPQQVAMLNQLSQLNQLSQLSQINQLQRLLLQQKAQSQRAMPVNSRQQQEQGRGLGPSQQMIQPPRHLDPSLMKQQTSPQPPSLHQPSLKSYMENFMPPNVSDLQKEQSSLNSFSNFPLGGCPPHLNVGQTDSLLHQAAKPNTMFASDMSGYQPAGISQSHSLLAPPLSNGHMVPGSPINPRVGKNFCPDSSSLPARGFNSNLNVSNLDIGSVGFKEPQSRLKKWTAMDISVNSPLDQNPSKSGAITSGLRLEDSPFGPYDFINASNAPISPPGSVGDGWPSRAKSPHGSTNVNWPPEFRPGEPWKGYPNIDPETDPFVTPGSVINNLSINTVRDVDHLRDRNNGPSSSLNTTLPSNSAWTSIRASNHNSSLSSTAQSTSARNSDSKWSPGTVTNTSLAHELWKVPLPSKGISAPSRPPPGLTGQKQPSSWDNSSLRLAGWGSSESRFNSGSSWGDSSSGRTNWLVLKNLTPQIDGSTLRTLCMQHGPLITFHLNLPHGNAVVCYSSKEEAAKAQKSLHMCVLGNTTILAEFASEEEINRFFAQGQSMTASPSWQTLGSSQNRIGSIEGSHPFPNRTDPNHWNGSGDLHGSSLWGVPNYSTSLWGNPSGGEGGGINSPSPISSFLPVDHLTGGGESM, encoded by the exons ATGGCTCCCATTCGGGATTCCGTCAGCCACTCCCCTAACCAAACAG gtttggaacatgctGGTTTGGAGCCTCAGTATGAAAATTCACCATGGAGCACTGGCTCACCTTGCAGCGACTCAAACAGCAACTGGGGAAAAGTTATTGTAGATAAGGGACCCTGGCCCTCCATCACTGGTAGTGACCCAGAGTTAGCCTCAGAATGTATGGATGCTGACTCTGCCTCCAGCTCTGGGTCAGAAAAAAATCTTAGTATGATGGCGTCTGGGAGCACTGGTGGTGACAACAATGGCAATAGACAAGGTTCTCATTTCATGGTTGCAAATGGCAGCAATAACGTGGGTAATGGGAGTGTTAAGGGGCCTTGGGGTGTATCCAATGGCTCGATGCTAAGCACATGTCAAGGCTCCGGCGAGGGCCCCAGCAGCAAGGTGGCAGAAAGCAGCCATGGCAAAATCAATGCCTGGGGTACCCAAGGTTCCTCATCCAATGTAGGTATAAATCCAAGCACTTTGAACCCAAATGCCAACCATGGTGCCTGGCCCGTTCTTCAGAACACTGGGCCCAACCCCCATGGGCCTGCGGGGAACGGAAATGGTGGCACCAACACTCAACAAAGCACCATAGGTCAAACCCCCAGCATGCAGAGTATCAACTCTAAGATGTCCTGGGGATGCCTGCAGGAAAATATGTCTGAAGCTGAAGTCAATGGTACAAACAAGGTTTCAAGTGGGCAGCCTCAAAACCTAAACACTGAATTTAATGGACCAAATAACACTACTAACACGATGACCTCTAGTTTACCAAACTCTACAGGTTCAATGCAGATGAATGAACAGCCCCCAGGGCACCGAGCTTGGCCTATGAGTACAGGGGGTTCCCCTCAGCTCCCTATATCTCCAGTCTCTAATGGCACTTCCATTTCTCAACATGGCAACAGTGAGGGAATTAACAGCGGGTCTAATGGTACAGCATGGGGCGTTCCGCCCGGCACTAATTACTCTGGAGACAAATGTCCCGTCCCTAAAGTCCAAGCTGTGGGCGACACTGTGAATGCAACTCTAATGCAGTCTGGAGCCAATGGCTCCTCTGTGAGTGCTGCttctttaaagaataataataataacgggATGGGCGGACGTGGAGGAGGTTGGGACTCAGTGCCCGCTACCTCACAAGGTATGTCTTGGGGAGCAGGCAATGGTGTGGGCCCAGCTGGCATCCCTCGCCCCTGGGGGAgtgcctcctcctcctcatcgtcctcttcctcatcctcttcaaACACTGGCACTAAGGTCTCAAACGGGGAGTGGAACACTTTGCCCAGCAACAGTCAGCATTCCAATGATAGCACGAATGGGAGCAGGAAGGGAACAAATGGATGGAAGTCCTTGGAGGATGATGCCCTTGGTATAGGGAGCTCCGGACAAGCATCACAAGGCAGCACATGGAACAAATCTACAGGCAGTGAAGGAAGTGGAGAGAGCTTGGGAGGTCGCAGTGAGAGGGATGGGCAATGTGGTGGCAACCGAAGGAGATGTAATCAGCAGGGCATGATCAATGCAGCGCTCTCTAGAATTGACGTGGACCCCAGGGTGCTGTCCAACACGGGGTGGGGACAAACTCCAGTCCAACAGAACACTGTGTGGGATGTTTCAAGCTCTGATAAAAAGACAGGAAATGGACAGACAGGCTGGGGCAGCGCTCCCCCTCAGGCGTCTAACTCAGGTGGTTGGGGAAATGGACCCAGCACCAACAAAAGTAGCGATTCTTCAGTGTCTGGGTGGACTGAAACGAAACCTTCAACTGGCTGGGGAGAAACCAAAAGCCCAGCTGGGCAAAGTGGATGGGAGGATGCCCCTTCTGTTACAATGAACATGGGTGGTTCCTCATGGAATGGTGCCAAGGATGAGAAGTCCTCCTCTTGGAATAATCCGCCGAAGGCAAAGCAGGGATGGGGCGGAGAAGGCCCGAAGGGAAACCATTGGGGAGAGCCCCAGAAGTCTGGTTCAGGTGGCTGGGACAGTGACAGCGACCGCTCTGGATCGGGCTGGAGTGAGCCTGGGCGGTGCGGGACAAGCAACACCTGGGGAGGCAGCGGAGGCACCAACACTCCTGACCAGAGTGGTCCAACCACAGGATGGGGAGAGCCACGCAAGACCAACAATCAAAACCAAACCTGGGGCGAGCCAGTCAAATCAAGCCACTCCAACCCCACCTGGGGGGACAATACAAAACCGAACAACTCTTCAGAGTGGGGCAAGTCCCAAGATTCCAGCATGGGAACGTTCAGGAGTGTGAGCACCTCTCAGACTGGAGCCCCTGGTCAGAACAAGCCTACAGGATGGCTGGGAGGCCCGATGCCTACTGCCTCCAAAGAAGAAGAATCCACTGGATGGGAAGATCCATCACCTGAATCCATCAGGCGTAGAATGGAGATCGATGATGGTACTTCAGCATGGGGAGATCCCAACAAATATAACTGCAGCAACGTAAATATGTGGAACAAGAACACTGCTGGAGAGCATGATGGCATGGCTGTTTCTCAGCCCCCTCAAGCCCAAAGCACCATGGCTCCAAAGGAAAAGAACAGCAGCTCAG GGTGGGGTGAGCCATATGGTGGGCCTCAAAAAATGGAGTCCTCTACCTGGGGTGAGCATGCTGCTCCACCTGTCACTGTGGACAATGGCACGTCTGCTTGGGGAAGGCCTGTTGATACAGGTTCCAGCTGGGAAGAGTCGGGGAGGGAAAATTCAGGAGGCAGTGGCCGGGGCAACACTGCTATAGGACAGCAGTCACAGCACAAGTCTG GATCCAAACCTATGCAAGATAACTGGGGTGGAGAGGAGATGTCAAACTGGGAGGAGGAAGCGGAAGTAGAGATAGGCATGTGGAACAACAATCCATCACAAGAAGTGAACCAAACTGGAAACTGGCCCTACAAGAAGATGACTCCAAAG CTGAACAAAGGACCCAACAAGCAAGATGATTCTCCATGGATGAATCAGTTTGTGAAACAGTTCAACAACATGTACCCT aGGGATTCCGCTGAAGACTCACTGAAGAGCAACAAGATGGATATGTCTGGAG GAATGACAGACAAGCGCATTGATGTTGACAAGCATGTTTTTAATATCGGAGAGTATGGAAAAAATCCTGCTTCACGCCACCAGATCCACAAAGACTCTACTATAGATCGTAATCCCTATATGGATAAG CTTTCACTGCCTGTATATGATAGCTCTGTAGCAGAGGAGTCCCAAAACTCACAGATCACTTCCATGCAGAATATCAGCTTTTCCCCAACAAATAGTGCACTGCCAAACCAGTGCAGCTTGCCTCACCATCCAAACTCTGCCTCTGTTAGGCAG AATGTAAGCATGTATGGTGTCGGTAATGCAGCAGCACAAGGCCGGAATGCCCAGCAGCCTCCAGCACAACCTCTGAACTCCACTCAGCCCAGTCTACGCAACCAAGTGCCTCCTCCAATGCTTCCCTCTCAG gtccaGCCACCCCTGTTGAAGTACTCTACCAATAATGGAGGTCTGAACCCTCTGTTTGGCCCACAGCAGGTGGCTATGCTGAACCAGCTGTCTCAGCTCAACCAACTGTCTCAGCTTTCTCAGATTAATCAGTTACAG CGTCTCCTTTTGCAGCAAAAAGCGCAAAGCCAGAGGGCCATGCCTGTTAACAGCCGCCAGCAACAGGAACAG GGTCGTGGTCTGGGTCCGTCCCAGCAGATGATACAGCCTCCCCGCCATCTCGATCCCTCCCTGATGAAGCAGCAGACTTCCCCTCAGCCACCCTCGCTGCACCAGCCCAGCCTCAAGTCCTATATGGAGAACTTCATGCCCCCCAATGTCTCCGACCTGCAGAAAGAACAAAGTTCCCTGAACTCGTTCAGTAATTTCCCTTTAGGTGGGTGTCCTCCCCATCTTAATGTAGGCCAAACTGACTCTTTGTTGCACCAAGCTGCTAAGCCCAACACGATGTTTGCCTCTGACATGTCAGGCTATCAGCCAGCTGGCATTAGTCAAAGTCATAGCCTCCTAGCCCCACCTCTGAGCAATGGCCACATGGTGCCAGGCTCTCCCATCAACCCTCGGGTAGGAAAGAACTTCTGTCCTGACAGCAGCTCTCTGCCAGCAAGAG GTTTTAACTCAAACTTGAATGTAAGCAACCTCGACATTGGCAGTGTTGGTTTTAAGGAGCCACAGTCCCGTCTGAAGAAGTGGACTGCCATGGACATTTCCGTTAACTCGCCACTTGATCAAAACCCCAGCAAATCTG GTGCTATAACATCTGGCCTGAGGCTTGAAGACTCACCCTTTGGTCCATATGACTTCATCAATGCCAGTAACGCTCCCATCAGTCCTCCTGGCTCTGTGGGAGATGGCTGGCCCAGTCGTGCCAAATCACCTCATGGTTCCACCAATGTCAACTGGCCACCAG AGTTCCGTCCTGGTGAGCCCTGGAAAGGATATCCAAACATTGATCCTGAAACTGACCCATTTGTCACTCCTGGCAGTGTGATTAATAATCTCTCCATTAATACAGTCCGGGATGTTGATCACCTCAGGGACAGGAACAATG GGCCATCCTCATCACTGAACACCACGCTGCCTTCAAATAGTGCCTGGACATCCATTCGTGCCTCCAACCACAATAGTTCCCTCAGCAGTACAGCACAAAGCACTTCAG CCAGAAACAGTGACTCCAAATGGTCTCCTGGAACAGTCACCAACACCTCTTTGGCTCATGAGCTGTGGAAGGTTCCTCTCCCCTCAAAGGGTATCTCTGCTCCATCCCGCCCCCCGCCTGGCCTGACTGGCCAGAAACAGCCCTCTTCTTGGGACAACAGCTCTCTGAGGCTGGCAGGCTGGGGTAGCTCTGAATCCAGATTCAACTCTG GTTCCAGCTGGGGTGACAGCAGCTCAGGGAGAACTAATTGGCTTGTCCTCAAAAATCTCACACCTCAG ATTGATGGCTCCACCTTGCGAACCCTGTGCATGCAGCACGGTCCACTGATCACATTCCATCTGAACCTTCCCCATGGCAACGCTGTCGTCTGCTACAGCTCTAAGGAGGAGGCGGCAAAAGCCCAGaagtcactgcacat GTGTGTTTTAGGGAACACTACTATTCTTGCAGAGTTTGCTAGTGAAGAGGAAATTAATCGTTTCTTTGCACAAGGTCAGTCAATGACTGCCTCTCCCAGCTGGCAGACGCTGGGCTCTTCTCAGAACCGGATCGGCTCCATCGAGGGTTCTCACCCCTTCCCAAACCGCACTGATCCAAATCACTGGAACGGCAGCGGAGACCTGCACGGCTCGTCTCTCTGGGGCGTTCCCAATTACTCCACGAGCCTGTGGGGCAACCCCAGTGGTGGTGAGGGGGGGGGAATCAACAGTCCCTCCCCCATCAGCTCCTTCCTTCCTGTTGACCACCTGACGGGAGGTGGGGAGTCCATGTAG
- the LOC109064530 gene encoding trinucleotide repeat-containing gene 6A protein-like isoform X3 encodes MAPIRDSVSHSPNQTGLEHAGLEPQYENSPWSTGSPCSDSNSNWGKVIVDKGPWPSITGSDPELASECMDADSASSSGSEKNLSMMASGSTGGDNNGNRQGSHFMVANGSNNVGNGSVKGPWGVSNGSMLSTCQGSGEGPSSKVAESSHGKINAWGTQGSSSNVGINPSTLNPNANHGAWPVLQNTGPNPHGPAGNGNGGTNTQQSTIGQTPSMQSINSKMSWGCLQENMSEAEVNGTNKVSSGQPQNLNTEFNGPNNTTNTMTSSLPNSTGSMQMNEQPPGHRAWPMSTGGSPQLPISPVSNGTSISQHGNSEGINSGSNGTAWGVPPGTNYSGDKCPVPKVQAVGDTVNATLMQSGANGSSVSAASLKNNNNNGMGGRGGGWDSVPATSQGMSWGAGNGVGPAGIPRPWGSASSSSSSSSSSSSNTGTKVSNGEWNTLPSNSQHSNDSTNGSRKGTNGWKSLEDDALGIGSSGQASQGSTWNKSTGSEGSGESLGGRSERDGQCGGNRRRCNQQGMINAALSRIDVDPRVLSNTGWGQTPVQQNTVWDVSSSDKKTGNGQTGWGSAPPQASNSGGWGNGPSTNKSSDSSVSGWTETKPSTGWGETKSPAGQSGWEDAPSVTMNMGGSSWNGAKDEKSSSWNNPPKAKQGWGGEGPKGNHWGEPQKSGSGGWDSDSDRSGSGWSEPGRCGTSNTWGGSGGTNTPDQSGPTTGWGEPRKTNNQNQTWGEPVKSSHSNPTWGDNTKPNNSSEWGKSQDSSMGTFRSVSTSQTGAPGQNKPTGWLGGPMPTASKEEESTGWEDPSPESIRRRMEIDDGTSAWGDPNKYNCSNVNMWNKNTAGEHDGMAVSQPPQAQSTMAPKEKNSSSGWGEPYGGPQKMESSTWGEHAAPPVTVDNGTSAWGRPVDTGSSWEESGRENSGGSGRGNTAIGQQSQHKSGSKPMQDNWGGEEMSNWEEEAEVEIGMWNNNPSQEVNQTGNWPYKKMTPKLNKGPNKQDDSPWMNQFVKQFNNMYPRDSAEDSLKSNKMDMSGGMTDKRIDVDKHVFNIGEYGKNPASRHQIHKDSTIDRNPYMDKLSLPVYDSSVAEESQNSQITSMQNISFSPTNSALPNQCSLPHHPNSASVRQNVSMYGVGNAAAQGRNAQQPPAQPLNSTQPSLRNQVPPPMLPSQVQPPLLKYSTNNGGLNPLFGPQQVAMLNQLSQLNQLSQLSQINQLQRLLLQQKAQSQRAMPVNSRQQQEQGRGLGPSQQMIQPPRHLDPSLMKQQTSPQPPSLHQPSLKSYMENFMPPNVSDLQKEQSSLNSFSNFPLGFNSNLNVSNLDIGSVGFKEPQSRLKKWTAMDISVNSPLDQNPSKSGAITSGLRLEDSPFGPYDFINASNAPISPPGSVGDGWPSRAKSPHGSTNVNWPPEFRPGEPWKGYPNIDPETDPFVTPGSVINNLSINTVRDVDHLRDRNNGPSSSLNTTLPSNSAWTSIRASNHNSSLSSTAQSTSARNSDSKWSPGTVTNTSLAHELWKVPLPSKGISAPSRPPPGLTGQKQPSSWDNSSLRLAGWGSSESRFNSGSSWGDSSSGRTNWLVLKNLTPQIDGSTLRTLCMQHGPLITFHLNLPHGNAVVCYSSKEEAAKAQKSLHMCVLGNTTILAEFASEEEINRFFAQGQSMTASPSWQTLGSSQNRIGSIEGSHPFPNRTDPNHWNGSGDLHGSSLWGVPNYSTSLWGNPSGGEGGGINSPSPISSFLPVDHLTGGGESM; translated from the exons ATGGCTCCCATTCGGGATTCCGTCAGCCACTCCCCTAACCAAACAG gtttggaacatgctGGTTTGGAGCCTCAGTATGAAAATTCACCATGGAGCACTGGCTCACCTTGCAGCGACTCAAACAGCAACTGGGGAAAAGTTATTGTAGATAAGGGACCCTGGCCCTCCATCACTGGTAGTGACCCAGAGTTAGCCTCAGAATGTATGGATGCTGACTCTGCCTCCAGCTCTGGGTCAGAAAAAAATCTTAGTATGATGGCGTCTGGGAGCACTGGTGGTGACAACAATGGCAATAGACAAGGTTCTCATTTCATGGTTGCAAATGGCAGCAATAACGTGGGTAATGGGAGTGTTAAGGGGCCTTGGGGTGTATCCAATGGCTCGATGCTAAGCACATGTCAAGGCTCCGGCGAGGGCCCCAGCAGCAAGGTGGCAGAAAGCAGCCATGGCAAAATCAATGCCTGGGGTACCCAAGGTTCCTCATCCAATGTAGGTATAAATCCAAGCACTTTGAACCCAAATGCCAACCATGGTGCCTGGCCCGTTCTTCAGAACACTGGGCCCAACCCCCATGGGCCTGCGGGGAACGGAAATGGTGGCACCAACACTCAACAAAGCACCATAGGTCAAACCCCCAGCATGCAGAGTATCAACTCTAAGATGTCCTGGGGATGCCTGCAGGAAAATATGTCTGAAGCTGAAGTCAATGGTACAAACAAGGTTTCAAGTGGGCAGCCTCAAAACCTAAACACTGAATTTAATGGACCAAATAACACTACTAACACGATGACCTCTAGTTTACCAAACTCTACAGGTTCAATGCAGATGAATGAACAGCCCCCAGGGCACCGAGCTTGGCCTATGAGTACAGGGGGTTCCCCTCAGCTCCCTATATCTCCAGTCTCTAATGGCACTTCCATTTCTCAACATGGCAACAGTGAGGGAATTAACAGCGGGTCTAATGGTACAGCATGGGGCGTTCCGCCCGGCACTAATTACTCTGGAGACAAATGTCCCGTCCCTAAAGTCCAAGCTGTGGGCGACACTGTGAATGCAACTCTAATGCAGTCTGGAGCCAATGGCTCCTCTGTGAGTGCTGCttctttaaagaataataataataacgggATGGGCGGACGTGGAGGAGGTTGGGACTCAGTGCCCGCTACCTCACAAGGTATGTCTTGGGGAGCAGGCAATGGTGTGGGCCCAGCTGGCATCCCTCGCCCCTGGGGGAgtgcctcctcctcctcatcgtcctcttcctcatcctcttcaaACACTGGCACTAAGGTCTCAAACGGGGAGTGGAACACTTTGCCCAGCAACAGTCAGCATTCCAATGATAGCACGAATGGGAGCAGGAAGGGAACAAATGGATGGAAGTCCTTGGAGGATGATGCCCTTGGTATAGGGAGCTCCGGACAAGCATCACAAGGCAGCACATGGAACAAATCTACAGGCAGTGAAGGAAGTGGAGAGAGCTTGGGAGGTCGCAGTGAGAGGGATGGGCAATGTGGTGGCAACCGAAGGAGATGTAATCAGCAGGGCATGATCAATGCAGCGCTCTCTAGAATTGACGTGGACCCCAGGGTGCTGTCCAACACGGGGTGGGGACAAACTCCAGTCCAACAGAACACTGTGTGGGATGTTTCAAGCTCTGATAAAAAGACAGGAAATGGACAGACAGGCTGGGGCAGCGCTCCCCCTCAGGCGTCTAACTCAGGTGGTTGGGGAAATGGACCCAGCACCAACAAAAGTAGCGATTCTTCAGTGTCTGGGTGGACTGAAACGAAACCTTCAACTGGCTGGGGAGAAACCAAAAGCCCAGCTGGGCAAAGTGGATGGGAGGATGCCCCTTCTGTTACAATGAACATGGGTGGTTCCTCATGGAATGGTGCCAAGGATGAGAAGTCCTCCTCTTGGAATAATCCGCCGAAGGCAAAGCAGGGATGGGGCGGAGAAGGCCCGAAGGGAAACCATTGGGGAGAGCCCCAGAAGTCTGGTTCAGGTGGCTGGGACAGTGACAGCGACCGCTCTGGATCGGGCTGGAGTGAGCCTGGGCGGTGCGGGACAAGCAACACCTGGGGAGGCAGCGGAGGCACCAACACTCCTGACCAGAGTGGTCCAACCACAGGATGGGGAGAGCCACGCAAGACCAACAATCAAAACCAAACCTGGGGCGAGCCAGTCAAATCAAGCCACTCCAACCCCACCTGGGGGGACAATACAAAACCGAACAACTCTTCAGAGTGGGGCAAGTCCCAAGATTCCAGCATGGGAACGTTCAGGAGTGTGAGCACCTCTCAGACTGGAGCCCCTGGTCAGAACAAGCCTACAGGATGGCTGGGAGGCCCGATGCCTACTGCCTCCAAAGAAGAAGAATCCACTGGATGGGAAGATCCATCACCTGAATCCATCAGGCGTAGAATGGAGATCGATGATGGTACTTCAGCATGGGGAGATCCCAACAAATATAACTGCAGCAACGTAAATATGTGGAACAAGAACACTGCTGGAGAGCATGATGGCATGGCTGTTTCTCAGCCCCCTCAAGCCCAAAGCACCATGGCTCCAAAGGAAAAGAACAGCAGCTCAG GGTGGGGTGAGCCATATGGTGGGCCTCAAAAAATGGAGTCCTCTACCTGGGGTGAGCATGCTGCTCCACCTGTCACTGTGGACAATGGCACGTCTGCTTGGGGAAGGCCTGTTGATACAGGTTCCAGCTGGGAAGAGTCGGGGAGGGAAAATTCAGGAGGCAGTGGCCGGGGCAACACTGCTATAGGACAGCAGTCACAGCACAAGTCTG GATCCAAACCTATGCAAGATAACTGGGGTGGAGAGGAGATGTCAAACTGGGAGGAGGAAGCGGAAGTAGAGATAGGCATGTGGAACAACAATCCATCACAAGAAGTGAACCAAACTGGAAACTGGCCCTACAAGAAGATGACTCCAAAG CTGAACAAAGGACCCAACAAGCAAGATGATTCTCCATGGATGAATCAGTTTGTGAAACAGTTCAACAACATGTACCCT aGGGATTCCGCTGAAGACTCACTGAAGAGCAACAAGATGGATATGTCTGGAG GAATGACAGACAAGCGCATTGATGTTGACAAGCATGTTTTTAATATCGGAGAGTATGGAAAAAATCCTGCTTCACGCCACCAGATCCACAAAGACTCTACTATAGATCGTAATCCCTATATGGATAAG CTTTCACTGCCTGTATATGATAGCTCTGTAGCAGAGGAGTCCCAAAACTCACAGATCACTTCCATGCAGAATATCAGCTTTTCCCCAACAAATAGTGCACTGCCAAACCAGTGCAGCTTGCCTCACCATCCAAACTCTGCCTCTGTTAGGCAG AATGTAAGCATGTATGGTGTCGGTAATGCAGCAGCACAAGGCCGGAATGCCCAGCAGCCTCCAGCACAACCTCTGAACTCCACTCAGCCCAGTCTACGCAACCAAGTGCCTCCTCCAATGCTTCCCTCTCAG gtccaGCCACCCCTGTTGAAGTACTCTACCAATAATGGAGGTCTGAACCCTCTGTTTGGCCCACAGCAGGTGGCTATGCTGAACCAGCTGTCTCAGCTCAACCAACTGTCTCAGCTTTCTCAGATTAATCAGTTACAG CGTCTCCTTTTGCAGCAAAAAGCGCAAAGCCAGAGGGCCATGCCTGTTAACAGCCGCCAGCAACAGGAACAG GGTCGTGGTCTGGGTCCGTCCCAGCAGATGATACAGCCTCCCCGCCATCTCGATCCCTCCCTGATGAAGCAGCAGACTTCCCCTCAGCCACCCTCGCTGCACCAGCCCAGCCTCAAGTCCTATATGGAGAACTTCATGCCCCCCAATGTCTCCGACCTGCAGAAAGAACAAAGTTCCCTGAACTCGTTCAGTAATTTCCCTTTAG GTTTTAACTCAAACTTGAATGTAAGCAACCTCGACATTGGCAGTGTTGGTTTTAAGGAGCCACAGTCCCGTCTGAAGAAGTGGACTGCCATGGACATTTCCGTTAACTCGCCACTTGATCAAAACCCCAGCAAATCTG GTGCTATAACATCTGGCCTGAGGCTTGAAGACTCACCCTTTGGTCCATATGACTTCATCAATGCCAGTAACGCTCCCATCAGTCCTCCTGGCTCTGTGGGAGATGGCTGGCCCAGTCGTGCCAAATCACCTCATGGTTCCACCAATGTCAACTGGCCACCAG AGTTCCGTCCTGGTGAGCCCTGGAAAGGATATCCAAACATTGATCCTGAAACTGACCCATTTGTCACTCCTGGCAGTGTGATTAATAATCTCTCCATTAATACAGTCCGGGATGTTGATCACCTCAGGGACAGGAACAATG GGCCATCCTCATCACTGAACACCACGCTGCCTTCAAATAGTGCCTGGACATCCATTCGTGCCTCCAACCACAATAGTTCCCTCAGCAGTACAGCACAAAGCACTTCAG CCAGAAACAGTGACTCCAAATGGTCTCCTGGAACAGTCACCAACACCTCTTTGGCTCATGAGCTGTGGAAGGTTCCTCTCCCCTCAAAGGGTATCTCTGCTCCATCCCGCCCCCCGCCTGGCCTGACTGGCCAGAAACAGCCCTCTTCTTGGGACAACAGCTCTCTGAGGCTGGCAGGCTGGGGTAGCTCTGAATCCAGATTCAACTCTG GTTCCAGCTGGGGTGACAGCAGCTCAGGGAGAACTAATTGGCTTGTCCTCAAAAATCTCACACCTCAG ATTGATGGCTCCACCTTGCGAACCCTGTGCATGCAGCACGGTCCACTGATCACATTCCATCTGAACCTTCCCCATGGCAACGCTGTCGTCTGCTACAGCTCTAAGGAGGAGGCGGCAAAAGCCCAGaagtcactgcacat GTGTGTTTTAGGGAACACTACTATTCTTGCAGAGTTTGCTAGTGAAGAGGAAATTAATCGTTTCTTTGCACAAGGTCAGTCAATGACTGCCTCTCCCAGCTGGCAGACGCTGGGCTCTTCTCAGAACCGGATCGGCTCCATCGAGGGTTCTCACCCCTTCCCAAACCGCACTGATCCAAATCACTGGAACGGCAGCGGAGACCTGCACGGCTCGTCTCTCTGGGGCGTTCCCAATTACTCCACGAGCCTGTGGGGCAACCCCAGTGGTGGTGAGGGGGGGGGAATCAACAGTCCCTCCCCCATCAGCTCCTTCCTTCCTGTTGACCACCTGACGGGAGGTGGGGAGTCCATGTAG